The following DNA comes from Planctomycetota bacterium.
GCCGACAGCCCGGCGAACGATGACGACGTCACCGGGTTCCGTGTCTCCCGGGTTGTCTCGCCTTCCGATGGGTGCGCGGAGGCCCCGATCTTCTCCACCTACGGCACGTTCTCCTTCGACAATCGCCTCGCGGACACCGGGCCGGTCCCCACCGGGTGCGCACTCAGTGTCCAGGACGTGTTCGTCCGGTGGATCGCACCCGCGACCGGCCGCGTCCGCTTCTCCACCTGCGGCCTGACTGGCGTCGACACCGACCTTTCGGTCCACACGAGTTGCATCGATCCTCCCTTGGAGTGCAACGATCAGTTCTGCGGCGACCAGAGCGAACTGGTGTTCGACGCGGTCGCGGGCGTTCAGTACTACCTCCGGATCGCCACGTACCCCGGCACGCCGACGGGTGAGGGCCAGTTCTCGCTCACGCCGGTCACCGTGGGCGGCTCGGCGTCGCTGGTCGACTCCACGTATCTCACTACCGCCAACAGCGGCGGCATCAACCCCCAACAGTTCACGCTCGAAGCCCGCATCCAGCCGACCGGGCCGGGGTACGGCGGCACCAACTCGGGCCCCGGCGCGGCCATCATCGAGAAGCCCCGTCAGGGTGCCACCGGGCTCTGGCTTGGATCGATGGCGTTGTATTGGTCGCCCGTGTCGCAGCGCGTCACATTCGTCGTCACCCACGTCTTTGGCAGTTCCGGAACGTCGGTCGCCTCCAACGCGATCGTGGGCGTCGGACAGTCCGCCCACGTCGCCGGGACGTTCGACGGCACGACGCTGCGCCTGTACATCAACGGCGTGCTCGACGCCTCCGCCACGGCCGTGAGCAGCGTGGTGTACTACGGCGCCAACGAGCCGGTGCTCATCGGCGCGGGCAACTTCGCGTTCGGATTCACACGCCGCTTCCAGGGCCGGATCGACGACGTCCGGATCTGGAGCGCCGCGCGCTCGGCCTCGGACATCGCCGCCAACGCCGTCTGCCAGCTCCCCACCGGCCCCCAGCCGAACCTCCTGGCGCACTGGGTCTTCGACAACAGCTCGACCGTCGACCAGAGCGGGAATAACCGCAACGCGTCGTTTGTCGCCGGCCCGCCCGCCTTCGGGCCGGACCTTGCCACTCCCGTGGGCTGGACGCAGCTCCCCGTGTCAGGCCCGGCATCGCGCGCAACTCCCGCCATGGTCTACGACACCATTCGCGACCGTGCCGTCATGTACTCCGGCAGCTTCGGCTCACAACGCCGCAACGACACGTGGGAGTGGAACGGGGCTGCTTGGTTGCTAGTCAGCGCCAACGCGCCCCAGGTTGGCCGGAGCGCCAGCGGGGCGGCGTTTGACGTCTCCCGCGGGCGCTTCGTCCTGTTCGGCGGCGCTCTCGCCGGCGACATCCTCAGCATCGGGGACACCAACGAGTGGGACGGCTCTTCGTGGTTCCAGCGCCTCCCGTCCCCCTCCGGCCCGGGGCTCCGCTGCTGCCTGGGCATGACCTACGACGCCGCACGCGGGCACACCCTGCTCTTCGGGGGCATTAACGGCACAACCGTCTTCCGCGACACCTGGCGCTGGGACGGCTCGACATGGCTCCAACTCTCCAACACCGGCCCCTCGGTCCGCTACGCCCCCGCGCTCGCCGACGACCCTGTCCGCCAGCGCGTCGTCTTCTTCGGCGGTACCACGTCCTTCGGCGCCTCCACCTTCTTCAACGACACGTGGGAGTGGGACGGCTCAACCTGGACGCAGAAGTTCCCCGCGGTCTCTCCCCCGGCGCGCCGCTTCCACACCATGGCCTTCGACCCCGTCCGCAACGCCGTCATCCTCTTCGGGGGTGAAGGCCCCACCAATGGCGCGATCCTCGGCGACACCTGGGCCTGGGACGGGACCAACTGGACGCTGCTGGCCGTCGGCGGCCCCTCGCCGCGCGCGGGACCGGGCATGGTCTATGACGAAGTGCGGCGCGGGATGCTGCTCTTCGGCGGCGCGACCTCGGCCACAGTGCAAGTCGCTGAAACCTGGTTCCTTCCCTCGGTGTCACCGTTCGCGATCACGCGCCAGCCGGTGTCCACCAGCGTGTGTGCTGGCACGGATCTGACCCTCGACATCCTCGCCATCGGCGACGGACCGTTCACATACCAGTGGCTCCGCAACGGCGTGGCGCTCGCCAACGGCGGAAGGATTTCCGGGGCGACCTCGCCGGTCCTGACCGTCAGCGCGACGGTGCCCGCTGATTCGGGTGTCTACGCCTGCGTGGTCTCGCAGGCGTGCAGCCAGAGCCTCACCAGCGGTGCCGCGACGGTCACGCTCCGCTCACCCAGCGACCCCGCGTGCATTCCGCCCTGCGACCCCGATTTCAATGCCGACGGCAACGTCGACCAGGACGACATCGAGTGCCTGGCGCAGGTGGTGGCGGGCGATCCGTCGTGCTCGGCAACCGATCCGGATTTCAATCGCGATGGCAACGTCGATCAGGACGACATCGACGTGCTGGCTCAGGTCGTCGCCGGTTCGCCGTGCCCGTAGCCTCTCGCACATTCCCACACCCGTCCGACCCCCGCCGCCGGGGGTCGGGCGCCTTTTGGCGGGACGCAGTCCACGCGCCGCCCCCGAGACGCGGCACGTCGGCCCGGACGGGGCAATCCCGGTAGACTCGCGCGCGGGCGGCGGCGCCCGGCGGGAGGCGACACATGCGCGACGGGCTCACTCGGCGTGGATTTCTGGGCGGAGCGGCGGCGGCGGCGATCGCGGGGGCGGCCGGGCCGCTGATCTTCACGAGCAAGACGCGCGGCGCCCTGTGGAGCGCGGGCGGGCGGGCGGGCGCGCAGGTCGGGCTGGGGTTCATCGGCGTGGGGCTGATGAACCGGATCCACCTGCAGAGCTTCGTCAAGAACCCGCGGGTGCGCGTCGTGGGCGTGTGCGAGGTGGACACGACGCGGCGCGAGCACGCGAAGGGATTGGTGGACAAGGCGTACTCGAACAGCGACTGCGTCGCGACCGACGACTACCGCACGCTGCTGGCACGCCGCGACATCGACGCGGTGGTGATCGCGACGCCCGACCACTGGCACGCGATCCACGCGATCGACGCGTGCGCGGCGGGCAAGGACGTGTACTGCGAGAAGCCGCTGTGCCTGACGCTGCGCGAGTGCAAGGCGATGATCGACGCCGTACGCACGCACGGACGCGTCTTCCAGACCGGCTCGCAGCAGCGGACGGAGTACGACGGGAAGTTCCGCACGGCGTGCGAGTACGTGCGCAGCGGGCGGCTGGGGCGCATCCTGTCGGTCAACGTGGGGGTGGGGACGTCGAGCCGCTGGTGCGACCTGCCGGCCGAGACGCCGCCCGAGGGGCTCGACTGGGACCGGTGGCTGGGCCCGGCCCCGGTGCGGGCGTACAACGCGATCCTCTCGCCCCGGGGCATCCACGACCACTTCCCGCGCTGGCGCTGGTTCCGCGAGTACAGCGGGGGCATCATGACGGACTGGGGCGCGCACCACTTCGACATCGCGGCGTGGGGGCTCGACATGGACGTGTCCGGCCCGCTCGCGGTGAAGCCTCCCGCGCGCCAGGGCGACGAGTACGGCGCGGAACTGATCTACCCCGGCGGGGTGCGGGTCATCCACGGCGGGCCGAGCGGGGTGACGTTCGTGGGCGAGCAGGGCGTGATCTTCGTGACGCGCGAGCGGCTGGAGAGCATCCCGGGCGACATCCTGAAGAAGCCGCTGGAAGACGGGGACGTGCACCTGCCGCGCGCAAAGGGCCACCACGAGAACTGGCTGGACTGCATCGCGAGCCGCCAGCGCCCGATCTGCGATGTCGAGGTGGGTGCGCGCAGCATCGCGGCGGCGCACCTGCTGAACACGGCGTACTGGTACGGCGAATCGTCGGAGTGGTGCCCGGTCGGGTGGCGGTTCCTGTCGGAGCGTCAGAACGCCTGGCTCGACTATGAACGCCGCAAGGGGTTTGAGCTGCCCCGGGCGTAGCAACGAGCCCGGCGGAAAATCCAGCGCAAATCAGGGCGCGGGGCGGGCTGTTCGTTATTAGACTGATGGAGGGAAGTTCGTGCGCCGCCCGCGGAGGATGCTCCCATGGAAGCCGGCCCGCTCTCGATCCAGCGTCTGCTGGGCGCGATGAAGAAACTGAACGCGTCGGACCTGCACATCAAGGTCGGCGTGCCGCCGACGTACCGGATCAACGGCGCGCTGCGTGCGGTGGCGGGCGAGCCGCTGACGGAGGACGAGGCGGACCACCTGCTGGACCCGATCGTGCCCGAGGCGCTCAAGGCGCGGTTCGAGCAGGCGGGGAGCCTGGACTTCGCGAGCCACCTGAAGGACGGGGACCGCTTCCGCATCAACATGTTCCGCGCGGGCGGGCACACGCACGCCGCGATCCGGCGCGTGAAGGCGGAGATCCCCAGCTACGCGGACCTGCACGTTCCGGCGTCGTACAGCGACCTCATCGAGAAGACGATGGAGGGGCTGATCGTCGTGGTGGGCGTGACGGGGAGCGGGAAGAGCAGCACGCTCGCCGCGATGATCGAGCACATCAACCAGACGCGGGCGGACAACATCATCACGGTCGAGGACCCGGTCGAGTACCGCTTCACGCCCAAGCGGTCGATCATCAGCCAGCGCGAGATCGGGATCGACGTGCCGGACTTCGCGTCCGCGCTCAAGTACATCGTGCGCGAGGACCCGGACGTGGTCTTCATCGGCGAACTGCGCGACCACGCGACGGTGCTGAGCGCGGTGCAGGCGGCGGAGACCGGGCACCTGGTCTTCAGCACGATGCACACGGCGGACACGATGCAGGCCTTCAGCCGCATCCTCGAGTTCTTCCCCAGCCACGAGCACGGGTTCCTGCGCCACGCGCTCTCGAACACGCTGCGGGGCGTGCTGGCGCAGCGCCTGCTGCCCGCGACGCCCGAGACCGGGTTCGGCGTCGTGCCCGCGTGCGAGGTGCTGCTGGGGACGTCGGTGGTGCGCGAGAAGATCCGCGAGGGCGACGACGCGGCCCTGCCGATGATCGTGGGCAAGAACGAGGAGGGCATGCAGACCTTCACGCACGCGCTCGCGGACCTGGTGAACAAGGACTGGGTCACGCTGCAGACGGCGATGGAGTTCGCGCCCAACCGCGACGCGCTGTCCAGCATCCTCAAGGGCGTCGAGGTCAAGAGCCAGGGGCTGGTGAGCCGCATCAAGTCGGCGGGGAACCGGAGCTAGCCCGGGCCCGGGCGGCGCCGGGCGAGCAGGTCGCGCGGTGTGCGCGCACCGGTGGCCGGAAGGGCCGGAATCGCGCGAAACTTCGCGGTTTCTTTGCAATCGCGGGCCGCCGGGGCTCTGGCGCCACCAGTACAGTGGCGGGATGAAGACTCTCACATTCGTGGCGGTGCTGGCGTTCGCGTCGGCGGCGTGGTCGCATCCTGATCACGAAGAGCCGGGGCTGCTGTCGCACTGGGCCGTGGGACACCTGGACCCTGATACCGGCGCCCCGGGCGGGCTGGTCGAGGACGTGACGCACTCGCTGAAGGCGAAGCTGATGGGCGCGCCGGCGATCGAGACCGTGGGCCCGACGCTCGCGGCGATCTTCAACGGCAAGTCGGACTACCTCGTCATCCACCAGGACATCGCCAAGGACCGCAAGGGCCTGCCGACGAAGGAGTTCAGCGTCGCGGCGTGGGTGAGCGTTCGCGAGACCCAGCAGTGGGGCTCGATCATGGGGTGCGTGCAGGACGACGGGGGCACCGAGAAGGGCTGGGTGCTCGGCTTCAACGACCAGACGTTCACGTTCGGGCTGTCGACCGTGGGCGGGAGCGACGGCGACGGGAAGCTGACCTTCCTGCCCGCCAAGACCCCCATCGTGCCGGGCAAGTGGTACTACGTCGTGGGCACGTACGACGGCACGACGATGCGGCTGTACGTCAACGGCGTGCAGGAAGGCGAGAGCAAGGACCAGAGCGGGGACATCCTGTACCCGCCGAGCGGGCCCTACACGATCGCGTGCTTCAAGGACGCCAACGAGGAGTATCCGCTCGCGGGCGCGCTGCACCGCGTGAAGGCGTACTCGCGGGTCCTGACGCCCAAGGAGATCACGGACGTCACGCAGAAGAACTCGAACCTGGTGGCGTACGTGCCGCCCGAGGACGCGGAGGTGCGCTGGCTGGTGAAGCCCTACCTGCAGGCGGCGACGCTGAGCAGCATGGTGGTGATGAGCGAGACGAACCGCGCGTCGACGATGACGGTGGAGTACGGGCGTCGTCAGCCCCTGCAGTACAAGGCGGAGATGACGACGCCGGCGATGATCGGCGAGGTGAAGCTGTCGGACCTGGAGCCCGCGACGGACTACTTCTACCGCGTGACGCGCACGACCGAGGACGGGAAGACGATCTCGAGCGATGTCAAGGCGATGAAGACGGCGATCCCGGCGGACATGCCCTGGTCGTTCGGGATCATCGGCGACACGCAGCGGAACCCGAGCGTGACGCAGGCGTGCGCGGAGGTGATGTACAAGAGCCGCCCGAACTTCGTGCTGCACTGCGGGGACGTGGTGGACGACGGGTACTCGAAGAACCAGTGGCTGAAGGACCTGTTCGAGCCGATGTCGGGCCTGCTGGCGCACGCGCCGATCTACCCGACGATCGGCAACCACGAGCGCAACAGCCACTTCTACTACGACTATTTCAGCCTGCCCACCCCGGAGTACTACTACACGTTCACGTTCGGCAACGCCGAGTTCTTCATGATCGACACGAACAAGCCGTGCGGCCCGGACAGCGAGCAGTGGAAGTGGCTCGAACGCGACCTCGCGAAGAGCACCGCCACCTGGAAGTTCACCTGCCACCACCACCCGTGCTTCACGAGCGACGAGGACGACTACGGCGACACCATCACCGGCAAGAAGAACCCGCCCGACATCGCCGAGCCCTCGTTCCGGGGTGATCGCAACGCCCGCCAGCTCGTCGAGCTGT
Coding sequences within:
- a CDS encoding Gfo/Idh/MocA family oxidoreductase, whose translation is MRDGLTRRGFLGGAAAAAIAGAAGPLIFTSKTRGALWSAGGRAGAQVGLGFIGVGLMNRIHLQSFVKNPRVRVVGVCEVDTTRREHAKGLVDKAYSNSDCVATDDYRTLLARRDIDAVVIATPDHWHAIHAIDACAAGKDVYCEKPLCLTLRECKAMIDAVRTHGRVFQTGSQQRTEYDGKFRTACEYVRSGRLGRILSVNVGVGTSSRWCDLPAETPPEGLDWDRWLGPAPVRAYNAILSPRGIHDHFPRWRWFREYSGGIMTDWGAHHFDIAAWGLDMDVSGPLAVKPPARQGDEYGAELIYPGGVRVIHGGPSGVTFVGEQGVIFVTRERLESIPGDILKKPLEDGDVHLPRAKGHHENWLDCIASRQRPICDVEVGARSIAAAHLLNTAYWYGESSEWCPVGWRFLSERQNAWLDYERRKGFELPRA
- a CDS encoding LamG-like jellyroll fold domain-containing protein, translated to MKTLTFVAVLAFASAAWSHPDHEEPGLLSHWAVGHLDPDTGAPGGLVEDVTHSLKAKLMGAPAIETVGPTLAAIFNGKSDYLVIHQDIAKDRKGLPTKEFSVAAWVSVRETQQWGSIMGCVQDDGGTEKGWVLGFNDQTFTFGLSTVGGSDGDGKLTFLPAKTPIVPGKWYYVVGTYDGTTMRLYVNGVQEGESKDQSGDILYPPSGPYTIACFKDANEEYPLAGALHRVKAYSRVLTPKEITDVTQKNSNLVAYVPPEDAEVRWLVKPYLQAATLSSMVVMSETNRASTMTVEYGRRQPLQYKAEMTTPAMIGEVKLSDLEPATDYFYRVTRTTEDGKTISSDVKAMKTAIPADMPWSFGIIGDTQRNPSVTQACAEVMYKSRPNFVLHCGDVVDDGYSKNQWLKDLFEPMSGLLAHAPIYPTIGNHERNSHFYYDYFSLPTPEYYYTFTFGNAEFFMIDTNKPCGPDSEQWKWLERDLAKSTATWKFTCHHHPCFTSDEDDYGDTITGKKNPPDIAEPSFRGDRNARQLVELYEKYGVDIAFNGHIHVYERTWPILDMKINQAKGIRYITSGGGGGGLEHPAPNKAWFSLQVNREHHVCYVAIHDRTIVFKAIDTSGRMFDAFELTKPSDR
- a CDS encoding PilT/PilU family type 4a pilus ATPase, with translation MEAGPLSIQRLLGAMKKLNASDLHIKVGVPPTYRINGALRAVAGEPLTEDEADHLLDPIVPEALKARFEQAGSLDFASHLKDGDRFRINMFRAGGHTHAAIRRVKAEIPSYADLHVPASYSDLIEKTMEGLIVVVGVTGSGKSSTLAAMIEHINQTRADNIITVEDPVEYRFTPKRSIISQREIGIDVPDFASALKYIVREDPDVVFIGELRDHATVLSAVQAAETGHLVFSTMHTADTMQAFSRILEFFPSHEHGFLRHALSNTLRGVLAQRLLPATPETGFGVVPACEVLLGTSVVREKIREGDDAALPMIVGKNEEGMQTFTHALADLVNKDWVTLQTAMEFAPNRDALSSILKGVEVKSQGLVSRIKSAGNRS
- a CDS encoding LamG-like jellyroll fold domain-containing protein, producing MIMNLASLGRRVSFALAAVTCLGTPVASAQITIPIVPIGNPGNAPDPTTGYGSVAYTYNIGTTEVTNAQYAAFLNAKAASDPFNLYNTNMAGSFGGITRSGSPGSYTYSTVSGRENNPVNFVSFWDATRFANWLHNGQGSGDTETGAYTLTPDGINNNTVMRNAGWRWAVTSEDEWYKAAYHQPASAGGNADNYWLYPTSSNTAPIAGLPPAGQANYNNVIGNYTPVGSYAANYYGTFDMGGNVWEWNEAIIFGSNRSLRGGSFLSNGSGLRADVRIADSPANDDDVTGFRVSRVVSPSDGCAEAPIFSTYGTFSFDNRLADTGPVPTGCALSVQDVFVRWIAPATGRVRFSTCGLTGVDTDLSVHTSCIDPPLECNDQFCGDQSELVFDAVAGVQYYLRIATYPGTPTGEGQFSLTPVTVGGSASLVDSTYLTTANSGGINPQQFTLEARIQPTGPGYGGTNSGPGAAIIEKPRQGATGLWLGSMALYWSPVSQRVTFVVTHVFGSSGTSVASNAIVGVGQSAHVAGTFDGTTLRLYINGVLDASATAVSSVVYYGANEPVLIGAGNFAFGFTRRFQGRIDDVRIWSAARSASDIAANAVCQLPTGPQPNLLAHWVFDNSSTVDQSGNNRNASFVAGPPAFGPDLATPVGWTQLPVSGPASRATPAMVYDTIRDRAVMYSGSFGSQRRNDTWEWNGAAWLLVSANAPQVGRSASGAAFDVSRGRFVLFGGALAGDILSIGDTNEWDGSSWFQRLPSPSGPGLRCCLGMTYDAARGHTLLFGGINGTTVFRDTWRWDGSTWLQLSNTGPSVRYAPALADDPVRQRVVFFGGTTSFGASTFFNDTWEWDGSTWTQKFPAVSPPARRFHTMAFDPVRNAVILFGGEGPTNGAILGDTWAWDGTNWTLLAVGGPSPRAGPGMVYDEVRRGMLLFGGATSATVQVAETWFLPSVSPFAITRQPVSTSVCAGTDLTLDILAIGDGPFTYQWLRNGVALANGGRISGATSPVLTVSATVPADSGVYACVVSQACSQSLTSGAATVTLRSPSDPACIPPCDPDFNADGNVDQDDIECLAQVVAGDPSCSATDPDFNRDGNVDQDDIDVLAQVVAGSPCP